In Lineus longissimus chromosome 7, tnLinLong1.2, whole genome shotgun sequence, a genomic segment contains:
- the LOC135490719 gene encoding dystroglycan 1-like codes for MTTATLCSPSRGCKRRSAHSITYSVLIVTVLLCDIMSVNSIEETNDIQSLLRDELPMATDASWNLPDTKATVGKLFQYNLGLKKQSGKYKIKEISRDSLPTWLTYDTLSDQLEGVPSTDDVGEHNIALVPEEPLSGMVKHFFTVVVKDDHSPQQLLYSPMTERTKVWENCRSDDPVTMTKIILDADMASLTGNDRAKVFNSIINHLSVSPDFLRLHPLGDEPAYDKSALVAGPGNTQDRQKPGVVLSWQIGCGSVDAENMAILEKVESSARDGSMAKIIGHPIVGWSVTNNRPQSVLLSRKRRAIQATAALEASPPTKVTGGQTDTEDYFGETEDGFSRNIPNMASPKQTKHHRTKTAGRHMHKKSRRPNGNKYKSPMATPSMTPIVPTAHIKVTSTMVGVEMQPSRSKIIYTTPSPEQAVSRTAILVQPSMPGERPLTTTSYTAPLPTPFLPTYTQFPSMPSTSEPTITSTSTEIKPSRSKEKTKPSKEPVSPEPEKNKTPFPNKRVFKRIDGNFGRMISIKIPPELFKDEEDGDTRNLKLMLLREHMSVPRSHWLQLKEKQQILQGVLLPQKSRGGKMPRKLEFNYELAAIDSGGKIARTPLQVVMKRLPHINKINHEFMISIDFDYNIFKDNVVNSLTVVNKIARLYGDNNADNIIITSLNPGSVLFSWTNTSVEMAPCPALEINQLLSYIITDKKTLTQSFVDIMRPYRIKTAGARALGACQGLIFKAIGKSADGDDGIVVVQNMDDKTPYVVSPETGQSEDGKSRETSEDNLLITTVVPAVVIAAMILLAAIIACVLYRKKHKGKLSHEDKHTFVNKGIPVIFADELEDKPDPPTKPLIMPEEKPPLPPPEYHRSGSIPPSPPSDHKDPIESTEDERDYDDRDNSPPYQPPPPFMSADHRQQRPRQVQMHRSPPPYVPP; via the exons ATGACTACAGCAACTCTATGCTCACCCTCCAGGGGGTGCAAGCGAAGAAGCGCACACTCGATTACATATTCTGTATTGATAGTGACTGTCTTGTTGTGTGACATCATGAGTGTCAACAGCATTGAGGAGACCAACGACATCCAATCATTACTCAGAGATGAACTGCCCATGGCCACGGATGCTAGTTGGAATCTACCGGACACAAAGGCCACCGTCGGGAAGCTGTTCCAGTACAATTTAGGGTTGAAAAAACAGAGTGGAAAATACAAG ATAAAGGAGATAAGTCGGGATTCCTTGCCAACCTGGTTGACATACGACACGTTGAGCGACCAGCTCGAGGGCGTCCCATCCACAGATGATGTGGGGGAACACAATATAGCCCTCGTGCCAGAGGAACCACTATCTGGCATGGTGAAACACTTCTTCACAGTTGTCGTCAAAGATGACCACTCACCGCAGCAGCTCCTCTACTCACCAATGACCGAACGAACAAAAGTCTGGGAGAATTGCCGTAGTGACGATCCGGTCACCATGACTAAGATTATCCTGGACGCTGACATGGCGAGTCTGACCGGGAATGACAGGGCAAAGGTTTTTAATAGTATCATCAATCATCTGAGTGTAAGTCCGGATTTCCTCCGCCTTCATCCGCTCGGAGATGAACCTGCTTATGACAAGAGTGCTCTTGTTGCTGGGCCTGGTAACACACAGGATCGTCAGAAACCTGGTGTTGTCCTATCCTGGCAGATTGGCTGCGGGAGTGTTGATGCAGAGAACATGGCAATCCTTGAGAAGGTGGAGTCTTCAGCTCGTGATGGGAGCATGGCTAAGATCATTGGCCATCCGATTGTGGGGTGGAGTGTGACGAACAATCGCCCTCAGTCAGTCCTGTTGTCACGTAAGAGGCGAGCCATCCAAGCCACAGCAGCTTTAGAGGCATCTCCTCCTACAAAGGTCACTGGAGGACAGACTGACACGGAGGATTATTTTGGTGAAACAGAGGATGGATTTTCGAGGAATATACCAAACATGGCATCGCCCAAACAGACAAAGCATCATCGCACAAAAACTGCCGGGCGCCACATGCATAAAAAATCCCGTCGGCCTAATGGCAATAAATACAAGAGCCCAATGGCGACACCATCAATGACCCCTATCGTGCCTACCGCTCATATCAAAGTTACATCAACAATGGTTGGTGTTGAGATGCAGCCTTCGCGGAGTAAGATTATCTATACAACTCCATCACCGGAACAAGCAGTATCTCGTACAGCAATCCTGGTCCAACCGAGCATGCCAGGTGAGCGCCCTCTTACGACCACATCGTACACAGCACCTCTACCGACGCCGTTCTTACCGACATATACTCAGTTCCCATCAATGCCATCGACCTCGGAGCCGACGATCACAAGTACCAGCACTGAGATCAAGCCGTCGAGATCCAAGGAGAAGACGAAGCCATCCAAAGAACCTGTGTCACCTGAACCTGAGAAGAACAAGACCCCTTTTCCCAACAAGAGGGTGTTCAAGAGAATCGATGGCAACTTTGGCCGGATGATCAGCATCAAGATCCCACCGGAGCTGTTCAAGGATGAAGAGGATGGAGACACGAGGAACCTGAAACTGATGCTGTTACGTGAGCACATGAGTGTGCCGCGATCTCATTGGCTCCAGCTGAAGGAAAAGCAGCAGATACTTCAGGGCGTGTTGCTCCCGCAAAAATCACGTGGTGGAAAGATGCCACGCAAGTTAGAGTTCAATTATGAATTAGCCGCAATTGATAGCGGTGGGAAGATCGCTCGTACACCACTTCAAGTTGTTATGAAGAGATTACCCCATATTAATAAGATAAATCATGAGTTTATGATCTCCATCGACTTTGATTATAACATCTTCAAGGATAACGTGGTGAATAGCTTGACGGTTGTTAATAAGATTGCTCGCCTCTATGGCGATAATAATGCTGAtaatatcatcatcaccagcctgaATCCAGGCTCGGTTTTATTTTCCTGGACAAACACGAGCGTGGAGATGGCCCCCTGCCCTGCGCTGGAAATCAACCAGTTGCTGTCTTACATCATAACCGATAAGAAGACACTGACACAATCATTCGTGGACATCATGCGGCCGTACCGCATCAAGACAGCTGGTGCTCGGGCCCTAGGCGCCTGCCAGGGCTTGATCTTTAAAGCTATCGGCAAGAGTGCAGACGGTGATGATGGCATAGTTGTCGTGCAAAACATGGATGACAAAACACCATACGTTGTGAGCCCAGAAACTGGCCAATCAGAAGACGGCAAATCACGTGAGACAAGTGAGGATAATTTGTTAATCACCACCGTTGTGCCTGCGGTTGTGATCGCGGCTATGATTCTGTTGGCCGCAATCATTGCGTGCGTTTTGTATCGTAAAAAACACAAGGGGAAACTCTCCCATGAAGACAAGCATACGTTCGTCAACAAGGGCATACCGGTCATCTTCGCCGATGAGTTAGAAGATAAACCAGACCCACCAACGAAACCGCTCATCATGCCTGAGGAGAAGCCCCCCTTGCCACCACCTGAGTACCACCGCTCCGGTAGCATCCCACCCTCTCCACCATCAGATCATAAGGATCCGATCGAATCCACCGAGGATGAGCGTGATTATGACGATCGCGACAATTCGCCACCATACCAGCCTCCACCACCATTCATGTCTGCGGATCATCGCCAGCAACGCCCACGCCAGGTTCAGATGCACCGCTCACCGCCACCATATGTACCACCCTAA